In Nitrospira sp., a single genomic region encodes these proteins:
- the tadA gene encoding tRNA adenosine(34) deaminase TadA, whose amino-acid sequence MPDSSADQDTHFMRMALALAACATAVGEVPIAAVLVQGTEVLASSHNFRESWQDPTAHAELIIIREAAKRSGTWRLLDTTLYVTVEPCPMCLGAVILARIPRVVYGARDAKGGACGSVLDFTDNPRLNHHVAVTGRVLEEESQALLQEFFRGLRSAG is encoded by the coding sequence ATGCCGGATTCCTCCGCCGATCAAGACACGCATTTCATGAGGATGGCGCTGGCCCTCGCCGCATGCGCGACCGCCGTCGGAGAAGTTCCCATCGCCGCGGTACTGGTGCAGGGGACGGAGGTGCTCGCCTCGTCGCATAACTTCCGAGAAAGCTGGCAGGACCCGACCGCACATGCCGAACTGATCATCATCCGGGAGGCAGCCAAACGGTCCGGGACCTGGCGGCTGCTCGATACGACGTTGTACGTGACGGTCGAGCCTTGCCCGATGTGTCTCGGCGCCGTCATCCTCGCCAGAATTCCGCGCGTGGTCTACGGCGCCAGAGATGCGAAGGGCGGCGCCTGCGGATCCGTCCTTGATTTCACCGACAACCCTCGTCTCAATCATCATGTGGCCGTGACGGGGCGCGTCCTCGAAGAGGAAAGCCAGGCCCTGCTCCAGGAGTTTTTTCGGGGGTTGCGGAGCGCTGGATAG
- a CDS encoding 4'-phosphopantetheinyl transferase superfamily protein: MPVRPPSIPLTPSDRILDTVESTLQIKDGTIHVWQCGLDDADSCLDPLHSYLDAEERLRASRFVHETDRRRYIAAHGCLRALLARYAGRPPAALPLGRSRAGKPMLLPGSDFSTVSFNMSHSHGRMLLAVAKHREVGADLELVREDVEALKLAERFYTQAEYAALTAQPSAQRTRRFFQYWVAKEAVLKGQGRGLPSLGECEVDFSGRERQAEILILAGSNMDKGWRVQWPSCGLGWAAAVAFHGTAILQGMPER, from the coding sequence GTGCCGGTCCGTCCCCCGTCCATTCCTTTGACTCCCTCCGACCGTATCCTCGACACCGTTGAATCCACCCTACAGATCAAAGACGGCACCATTCATGTGTGGCAATGCGGTCTGGACGACGCCGACTCATGTCTTGATCCGCTCCACTCCTATCTCGACGCAGAAGAGCGATTGCGCGCATCGCGTTTTGTTCACGAAACGGACAGACGACGATACATCGCGGCTCATGGCTGTCTCCGTGCATTGCTCGCCCGATATGCCGGAAGACCGCCGGCCGCATTGCCGCTTGGACGGAGCCGGGCAGGGAAGCCGATGCTGCTGCCGGGGTCCGATTTCTCCACCGTCTCTTTCAATATGTCCCATTCGCATGGCCGGATGTTATTGGCGGTCGCGAAGCATAGGGAGGTGGGGGCGGATCTGGAACTGGTGCGCGAGGATGTCGAGGCGCTCAAGCTGGCCGAGCGGTTCTACACGCAGGCGGAATATGCCGCCCTCACGGCACAGCCGTCGGCGCAGCGGACGCGCCGGTTCTTTCAGTATTGGGTGGCAAAAGAAGCGGTCCTGAAGGGGCAGGGGAGAGGTCTCCCTTCGTTGGGAGAGTGTGAAGTCGACTTCAGCGGCCGGGAACGGCAGGCCGAGATCCTCATTCTTGCCGGCTCGAATATGGACAAGGGATGGCGTGTCCAGTGGCCGTCATGCGGACTCGGATGGGCCGCCGCAGTCGCGTTCCATGGAACGGCGATCCTGCAAGGCATGCCGGAACGGTAG
- a CDS encoding cyclic peptide export ABC transporter — protein sequence MTLHFPRFLYFLVQRSRSILLAMVGVGVLSGLCSAAVLALINRVLQHRQDEGALLAAGFVGVVMGKLLTQIASQLMLTRFSQDMTLELSLKLCDKILKAPFHRIEAQGPSNILVTLSDDVSMLAWSIQCLPNLAMNGAIVAGCGIYLAWLSLPTFLLVVTATLLGAWGYRWLHMRAFATIYSSREARAQLFRQLRSLTEGIKELMMHRSRRKEFLDLELYGAADRCRVSSIEASRQYAFAEAWSQLAFYTMIGVILFVFPLLFSLSPESLIGYVVVLLYMMAPIWGIIGVLPTLEKGQVAFDNIQKLGVSLDEWVKPDVVDSNEELQATPVVELRGVVFTYASDVRREHCFSLGPIDIEIEPGELVFVIGGNGSGKSTFVKVLSGLYPPQQGEIRLGGQVVTDANRAWYRDHYSVVFSDFFLFDKLLGLDESSVEAEAHSYLTRLQIDHKVTISGRRFSTTELSQGQRKRLALVTAYLENRAIYIFDEWAADQDPEYKEVFYRQLLPDLRARGKSVVVITHDDRYFHLGDRVIKLEEGRIVDASMVGLPARPTVRS from the coding sequence ATGACTCTGCATTTTCCCCGGTTCTTGTATTTTCTGGTGCAGCGCTCCAGATCAATTTTATTGGCGATGGTGGGCGTCGGCGTGCTCTCAGGCCTGTGCAGCGCGGCCGTGCTGGCGCTGATCAATCGGGTGCTCCAGCACCGCCAAGACGAGGGCGCGCTCCTGGCAGCGGGCTTCGTCGGCGTCGTCATGGGCAAGTTGCTCACGCAAATAGCCTCGCAGCTGATGTTGACCCGTTTTTCCCAGGACATGACGCTGGAGCTCTCCCTGAAGCTGTGTGACAAGATCCTGAAGGCGCCGTTCCATCGCATTGAAGCGCAAGGTCCATCGAATATCCTGGTCACGCTCAGCGACGACGTGAGCATGCTGGCCTGGTCGATCCAATGTTTGCCGAATTTGGCGATGAACGGCGCGATCGTGGCCGGGTGCGGAATCTACCTCGCATGGTTATCCCTGCCGACGTTTCTCCTCGTCGTCACGGCCACCTTGCTGGGGGCATGGGGTTATCGTTGGCTGCATATGAGGGCGTTCGCGACGATCTATTCCTCCCGCGAGGCGCGCGCGCAGCTTTTCCGGCAACTTCGCTCGCTGACAGAGGGCATCAAGGAGTTGATGATGCATCGCAGCCGCCGGAAGGAGTTTCTTGATCTGGAGCTGTACGGAGCGGCTGATCGATGCCGGGTCAGCAGCATCGAGGCGTCCCGACAATACGCGTTCGCCGAAGCCTGGTCCCAATTGGCGTTCTATACGATGATCGGCGTGATTCTGTTCGTCTTTCCCCTCCTGTTTTCGCTGTCTCCCGAATCGCTGATCGGCTATGTGGTGGTACTGCTGTATATGATGGCGCCGATTTGGGGCATCATCGGTGTGTTGCCGACGTTGGAAAAGGGACAAGTCGCGTTCGACAATATTCAAAAACTCGGCGTCTCGCTTGACGAATGGGTCAAACCGGACGTCGTCGATTCGAATGAGGAGTTGCAGGCGACTCCCGTCGTCGAACTGCGGGGAGTCGTCTTCACCTATGCGAGCGACGTCCGGCGAGAGCATTGTTTTTCGCTCGGGCCGATCGACATCGAGATCGAACCCGGGGAACTCGTCTTCGTCATCGGTGGAAACGGCAGCGGAAAATCAACCTTTGTCAAAGTCCTCTCCGGGTTGTATCCTCCCCAACAGGGAGAGATTCGTCTCGGCGGGCAGGTCGTCACCGACGCCAATCGGGCCTGGTATCGCGATCATTATTCCGTGGTGTTTTCGGATTTTTTCCTGTTCGATAAGTTGCTCGGTCTCGATGAATCGTCGGTCGAAGCCGAGGCGCATTCGTATCTTACCCGGCTGCAGATCGACCACAAGGTCACCATCAGCGGGCGTAGATTCTCGACGACCGAACTTTCACAGGGACAACGCAAACGACTGGCGCTCGTAACCGCCTACCTGGAGAATCGGGCGATCTATATCTTCGACGAATGGGCGGCCGATCAGGATCCCGAGTACAAAGAGGTATTCTATCGGCAGCTGTTGCCGGATTTGCGGGCTCGCGGCAAGAGCGTCGTCGTCATCACGCACGACGACCGGTATTTCCATCTAGGCGACCGGGTCATCAAGTTGGAGGAAGGACGTATCGTCGACGCCAGTATGGTCGGACTGCCGGCTCGTCCGACCGTGAGATCATAA